AGGCATGGCGGTGAAGCTGTAGGTGGACACCTGCGTGAGGCGCGAAACGCCATAGCGCTTGATGAACCATTCCTCGAAGGCTGGCTGACTCGTGCCTTGAGGGCGCATCACGATGTGCCCTGCATTGGCATAACGCTCGGGGGTCAGTTCGCCGCGCGCAATTTGGCTGTCGCGCCAGGCAATGCACACGAATTCATCCTTGAAGAGTGTCACGCTCGGGTGCTCCTGCGAGACATATGCCTTGGGGATGATCAGCAGATCGGTCTCGCCACGTTCCAGAGCCCTGTCGGGCGAGTTGCTCTGTGGTTGCAGTTTGAAACGGACTTTGCTGCCCAGACGGCTGGCAATGGCCAGCACATGTGGAATCAGGATCTCCATGGTGTAGTCGGACACGAACAGCGTGAACTCGCGATCGGAAGTGGTGGGGTCGAACTCGGGAAGCGCGGCCACCGTGGTGTCGATGCGCAGCAGCAGGTCGTGTACCGCTTCCCGCAAC
This region of Hydrogenophaga crassostreae genomic DNA includes:
- a CDS encoding LysR family transcriptional regulator; protein product: MRFKNLDLNLLVALDALLTENNITRAAERVHLSQSAMSNALSRLRDYFNDPLLVQVGRTMEPTPRAEVLREAVHDLLLRIDTTVAALPEFDPTTSDREFTLFVSDYTMEILIPHVLAIASRLGSKVRFKLQPQSNSPDRALERGETDLLIIPKAYVSQEHPSVTLFKDEFVCIAWRDSQIARGELTPERYANAGHIVMRPQGTSQPAFEEWFIKRYGVSRLTQVSTYSFTAMPFLVIGTEMITTIHERLARRLVPSLPIKLMPIPVPMPALEQTMQWHKYRAQDPGLIWLRSLMQQASLAIDAPEASG